The Ramlibacter sp. PS4R-6 nucleotide sequence CGCACGAGGTGGCGACCGCGCTCGACCGCCTGCGCATCGACACCATGGTGAACCGCTGGCGCATCCCCTTCGCGCCGCCGAAGCCGAAACTGAGCTTCACCGAGCTCGCCCAGCGCATCGGCGTCGAAACGCCGCTCGCGCACGCGCCGCTGATCGCTTCGCTGCGCGCGCACTAGCGCCGCAAGCCGGGCCCAAAGCCACTGGATCCCGGCCTGCGCCCGGGATGACCCGGAAGGCGTGGAACGCCCGTGCAACGCACCCCCTCGCACAGTGCGGCTTCCACTTCCCAACCCGAGGACATCCCCCATGGAAGCCACCGTTACCGATCGCGCCGCGACCCCCGCGGCGTCCCGTTATGCCAAGGCCATCGAAGCGTCCAAGCGCGTGCGCTGGGACATCGACCGCGACGTGATCCGCGGCCGCGAATTCGACTACGGCCGCAAGTTCCTGCCCGACGGCCTGTCGAAGGTGCAGGCCCTGACGTTCCTGTCGCCCGCCGAGAAGCGCCTGCTGTCGCAGGTGCAGGGCCGCACCTACGCGAACATGTTCGCGCTGGTCGAGCGCTTCATCGGCGCCAAGACCGCGGAGCTGTCGCGCGACCACTCGCTGGGCGACCAGGTCGCGTTCGAGGCGCTGGTGCGCCTGACCGACGAGGAGCTGAAGCACCAGGAGCTGTTCCGCCGCCTCGACGCGATGATGACCGCGGGCATGCCGGCGGGCTACACCTTCCTGCCCGAGCCGAACGAAGTCGCGAAGGTCGTGCTGGGCAAGGGCGACTGGGCCATCATGGCCCTGACGCTGGACATCGAGATCTTCTCGCAGTCGCACTACCGCTCCAGCATCGACCCCGACGCCGAGCTCTCGCCGCTGTGGAAGGACGTGTTCCTGTTCCACTGGAAGGAAGAGTCGCAGCACGCCATCCTCGACGAGCTCGAGTGGCGCCGCGTGCACGCCATGACCAGCCCCGCCGGCCGCGACCGCGGCGTCGACGAGCTGATCGAGCTGGTGGGCGCGGTCGACGGCATCTGCCAGGCCCAGGCCGGAGCCGATGCGGACTACTTCATCGCCAACGCCGGACGCAAGTTCACCGCGGCGCAGGAGAAGGACATCCGCGACACGGTGCTCAAGGCCTACCGCTGGCAGTACATCCTGAGCGGCGCGCAGGATGCGCGCTACGGCGAGGTGCTGCAGGCGCTCACCACGCCCGAGCAGCTGCAGCGCGTGCTCAAGGCCCTCGGCCCGATCGCGGAACACGTCGGCCAATGAGCGACGTGCTGCCGCCCGCCGCCGACCGGCCGACGGTCGTGCTGCTGCATTCCAGCGCGAGTTCGCCCCGCCAGTGGACGGACCTCGTGGAGATGCTGCGGCGCGACTTCCGCGTGCTGGCGGTCGAGTTCCACGGCCACGGCCTGCGCCCGGACTGGCCGCACCAGCGCCGCATGACGCTGGCGGACGACGCCGCGCTGGCCGTGCCGCTGCTGGAGCTGACGGGCGGTGCGCACGTGATCGGCCACTCGTACGGCGGCGCCGTGGCGCTCAAGCTCGCTTGCATGCACCCGCGCCTGGTGCACGGGGTCGTCGCGTACGAGCCGGTGCTGTTCCGCATACTGGCCGACGACGCGGCCCACCCCGAGCACATGCTCGTGGTGCAGCGCGTCGCCGCCGGCATGCGCGAGCGCGTCGAGGCCGGCCACCCCGGCCACGCCGCGCGCCTGTTCGTCGACTTCTGGTCCGGCGCCGGCACGTGGAACGCGATGCCGGCCAAGCAGCAGCAGGTCGTCGAGCTGCGCATGCCCAGCGTCGTGCGCCATTTCGACGCGCTGTTCGGCGAGCCCTTCGCGCGTGATGCGCTCGCGCACATGGCGATGCCGATGCTGTTCCTCTCGGGCAGCCGCACGACCAACGTCGCGCGGCGCATCGCGCAGCTGCTGCGCGCGACGCTGCCGCTGGCCGAGCACGAGGAGATGCCTGGCCTGGGCCACATGGGCCCGATCACGCACGCGCACCACGTCAACGAGCGCATCCGCCAGTTCCTGAAACCCCACTCGCGTTTCGCGCGCACCGCGGTGCTGCCGGGGCGCGCCCTTTCCCCCAACTGTTGAAGACACACCCACCATGACCACCACCACCACCACGGCCCCCGGCACCGATTTCGGCGCCATCAAGCAGAAGCAGCAGGCCACCTGGGCCAGCGGCGACTTCGCCGTCATCGGCACGACGCTGCAGATCGTCGGCGAGACGCTGGCCGAAGCCGCCGACGTGCGCGCCGGCGAGCGCGTGCTCGACGTCGCGGCCGGCAACGGCAACGCCACGCTGGCCGCCGCGCGCCGCTTCGCGCAAGTCACGTCCACCGACTACGTGCCTGAGCTGCTGAAGAAGGGCGCCGCGCGCGCCGCCGCCGAAGGCCTGGAAGTCACCTTCCGCACCGCCGACGCCGAGCAATTGCCCTTCGAGGACTCGAGCTTCGACGTGGCGCTGTCCACCTACGGCGTGATGTTCGCACCCGACGCGCCGCGCTGCGCCGCGGAGCTCCTGCGCGTCGTGCGCCGCGGCGGCCGCATCGGCCTGGCCAGCTGGACGCCGCAAGGCTTCCTGGGCGACCTGTTCAAGGTGGTGGGCTCCTTCGTGCCCCCGCCCGCGGGCCTGAAGTCGCCGATGCAATGGGGCGACGAGGCGCGCATCGAGGAGCTGTTCGGCGGCGAAGGCACGATCCGCATGGCGCGGCGCATCTTCAACTTCCGCTACCAGTCCGCCGAGCACTGGGTGCAAGTGTTCCGCGACTACTACGGCCCGACGCACAAGGCATTCGCGGCCCTGGACGAGGCCGGCAAGGCCAAGATGCACCGCGCGCTCATCGAGCTGCTCGAGAAGAACAACGTCGGCGGCCCCTCGTCGCTGGTGGTGCCGGCCGAGTACCTCGAAGTCGTCGTCACCGTGGATTGAGGAGAGCGCGCATGAAATCGTTCGTCATCGCGGCCTCCACCGCACTCGCCCTCGGCGCCTGCGCCGAGTCGCGCCAGGTCCTGCAGCCCAGCTCGGCGGAGCGCGTGTCGCTCACGCTCAACGCCGCGGGCGTGCAGGTGTACCAGTGCCGCCAGTCGCGCGACAACCCCGTGCAGCATGAATGGGGCTTCGTCGGGCCCGAGGCCGATCTCTACGACAGCGCCGGCCAGCGCGCCGGCCGCCACTACGGCGGCCCGACCTGGGAAGCGCTGGATGGCAGCAAGGTGATGGCGCAGGTCGCGGGCCGCGCGCCGGCGAAGTCGCCCGATTCGATCCCGTGGCTGCTGCTGAAGGCGCGGCCGGCGGCGCCGCAAGGCACCTTCGGCAACGTCACCAGCATCCAGCGGCTGGAGACGGTCGGCGGGTCGGCGCCGGCCCAGGCGTGCTCGACGCAGAACGCCGGCGAGACCGTGCGCGTGCCCTACGCCGCGCAGTACGTGTTCTTCACGCGCTGATCAGGCGCGCTTCGGCTGGCGGAAGTCGGTGAGGGGGATCAGGCCCTGGTCCCCGTCTTCGTAGAGCAGGTGGGCGGAGTCGCCGTCGACGATCCAGCACGCCCGGAAGGGCTGGCCGTTGACCACCGCATTGGCGTCACGCATGAGCTCGCGGAACTTCGGCGTGAGGCGCTGCAGCACCGGCTCGCTCGTGCAGGGCTTGTCCGAAAGCCGGACCGAGTCCTGCCCGTTGCTGGCCACCAGCTCGTCGGCCAGGGCGGGTGCGGCCAGCAGGGCCGCGGCGCAGAGAAGGGCGAACTTCATGGATTTGACTCCGTTGGGCGTGCAATCCGACAAACGTTGCACTTGGAGGCATGGTGCGTCCGGGGCCCTGCCCCGGCTGTAGGAATGGGAGAGGTTGCCGGGTCGTCGGCCCACGCCGCGCGCTATCGGCGGGCGGCGCGGCACCGGGGCCCGTGCCTCAGCGTTGGCCGCGGAACTCCGCCGGCGACGTCCCGGTCCATTGGCGGAACGCCCGGATGAAGCTCTTTTCGTTGCGGAAGCCCACGGCCGCCGCGACCTGCTTCACCGGCTTTTCGGTGCGGAACAGCAGGTCGCTGGCGCGCTCGCGCCGGGTCTCGTCCTTCAGTTGCTGCAGGCTCGCGCCCTCGTCTTTCAGCTGGCGATGCAAGGTGCGCGGCGACACGTGCAGCAGGCGCGCGATGTGCGCCGCGCTGTGCGCCTGCTCCGCGTGCGAGACGAGTACCTGCCGCACCTGCTCGACCAGCAGGCGGTCGCGCCGGTACTGCAGCACCGTGAGCGGCAGGGCGCGCTTGAGCATCTGGCGCAGCGCCTTCTCGTCGCGGCGCAGCGGCAGCGCCAGGTAGCGCGCGTCGAAGGCGACCAGCGCCTGCTGCGCGTCGAACTCGATGCGCCCGCCCGGGAACATGTGGCGGTACGCGTCGGCATGCGGCGGCTGCGGGAACGGGAAGCGCGCGGCGGCCAGCGGGATGCGCGAGTCGACATACCAGCACGCCAGGCCATGGATGTTGCGCAGCACGTGCACCAGGCAGAACTCCCGCGCGCCGGCGCCGTGGCGCGCCAGGTTGGCGAGCTCCTCGATGGCGATCACGGCTGTGTCGCCCTGCTGCTGCAGGCCGATGCGGATGTCCGCCGCGATGAGCCCATGGTGGCGGCACCAGCGCTTGATCGCGACGCCGAGGTTGGGCGAGCTGAGCGAGGCGCGCGCCAGCATCCCGTAGCTGCCCCAGGGCAGCTTGCGGCCGAAGGCGCCCAGCGCTTCGTCGTCCAGCGCCTGCATCGCCGCGCCCGACAGTAGCTCCATCTGCAGGGAGGTGATCCGCGCATCGGCT carries:
- a CDS encoding DUF3455 domain-containing protein, coding for MKSFVIAASTALALGACAESRQVLQPSSAERVSLTLNAAGVQVYQCRQSRDNPVQHEWGFVGPEADLYDSAGQRAGRHYGGPTWEALDGSKVMAQVAGRAPAKSPDSIPWLLLKARPAAPQGTFGNVTSIQRLETVGGSAPAQACSTQNAGETVRVPYAAQYVFFTR
- a CDS encoding alpha/beta fold hydrolase, with the protein product MSDVLPPAADRPTVVLLHSSASSPRQWTDLVEMLRRDFRVLAVEFHGHGLRPDWPHQRRMTLADDAALAVPLLELTGGAHVIGHSYGGAVALKLACMHPRLVHGVVAYEPVLFRILADDAAHPEHMLVVQRVAAGMRERVEAGHPGHAARLFVDFWSGAGTWNAMPAKQQQVVELRMPSVVRHFDALFGEPFARDALAHMAMPMLFLSGSRTTNVARRIAQLLRATLPLAEHEEMPGLGHMGPITHAHHVNERIRQFLKPHSRFARTAVLPGRALSPNC
- a CDS encoding class I SAM-dependent methyltransferase; its protein translation is MTTTTTTAPGTDFGAIKQKQQATWASGDFAVIGTTLQIVGETLAEAADVRAGERVLDVAAGNGNATLAAARRFAQVTSTDYVPELLKKGAARAAAEGLEVTFRTADAEQLPFEDSSFDVALSTYGVMFAPDAPRCAAELLRVVRRGGRIGLASWTPQGFLGDLFKVVGSFVPPPAGLKSPMQWGDEARIEELFGGEGTIRMARRIFNFRYQSAEHWVQVFRDYYGPTHKAFAALDEAGKAKMHRALIELLEKNNVGGPSSLVVPAEYLEVVVTVD
- a CDS encoding AraC family transcriptional regulator: MATAVPTAATPMAFARVMAQAMARGGVNPAEALRAAQITPAQLAKADARITSLQMELLSGAAMQALDDEALGAFGRKLPWGSYGMLARASLSSPNLGVAIKRWCRHHGLIAADIRIGLQQQGDTAVIAIEELANLARHGAGAREFCLVHVLRNIHGLACWYVDSRIPLAAARFPFPQPPHADAYRHMFPGGRIEFDAQQALVAFDARYLALPLRRDEKALRQMLKRALPLTVLQYRRDRLLVEQVRQVLVSHAEQAHSAAHIARLLHVSPRTLHRQLKDEGASLQQLKDETRRERASDLLFRTEKPVKQVAAAVGFRNEKSFIRAFRQWTGTSPAEFRGQR